The following are encoded together in the Thermosipho japonicus genome:
- a CDS encoding RecQ family ATP-dependent DNA helicase — protein MYEFINELEKSDNRKDKFKIIEQIENYQIYCLEHYYPKKSFSDFVLDEKELDFRNLVFKFKNGNKQVQKKIIKKLVPSIKKLNIISEDFIFLTIPASKKAETEKRYKYFSKKFSKLLNMEDGYGIISNKIEKEEKHLSGRKVNFLNYIEIDEERIKNKNVILFDDIISSGKTFLEIANRLKQLKAKKIIGIFLAKTVSNKSNDSNVFFAGFIPKKLLNNIKNNELAFNIEKHYYKKHKDDSKLSIIAKIYNNIILRGIPTLPSIYLEREILSLGRKEIGILSAWLHKALIEAIVDGLFFNKEEWKILIIERDFEFAKIAMIDFINNIRKIAQLNDLNLPNITFDVKNQSMLNCKVEYHSYDLVINIGYTNAEKSEITSNNYMCIYQNTLESKVKYDFHRFLPIKYNLEGKEEILKYFLKNIFRKEEFREGQIEIIKNILSLKSTIGLLPTGSGKSLCYQFSALFQPGMVVIIDPLNSLMIDQCNNLKNLGIKSNAYINSNIDGIEKTELYKKILDCEIKYLFISPERLQMKSFRKILRQFLEKYSIPFFVIDEAHCISEWGHDFRTSYLKLYDNIRKTIESEPIILALTGTASNIVLIDIQKELNILSFESVIFPKSYERNELEFNIFRGKDKRKVLKWILEYDLPSRFKVSLEKLSGIIFSSKINGKDGIIYINKYLNEIGINSKFYSGKVPKKIKISNYEMQKKIIQKQFKENKFPILVATKAFGMGIDKDNIRYTIHYNLPSSIESFYQEAGRAGRDKNKAICYLIFTEHSRTLTDYLLNTDNDVSVIKEIFETLQIKDDVSIQLYFHLKSFPGKKYEISEIIRFFNKLRKNSNNFQKNIVKLQTNDKYVEKILYRLSILGIIDDYTIRYNNKNIIYEIVLKKFSKEIVLLSLLKFISRYKFKNYVEEAYKLLKDKEIEDYIVFLINFIYDEIEKRKRKSLYYLVKMSRNYSSNNDIKNFINNYFSKHSYSDMLDELNKEIKEDKILKFLDILYQLEDYEIKIIYKSLGKYSNKNISMNLISVFFKLILNQNIKKIIPEWEFFCKNSNCFSSNFIEKIFTFLEQFDHFEEFYRVFLKYNYDKSIVKKYYFIDKSLSTKIILNTLYKELKKLTLELEG, from the coding sequence ATGTATGAATTTATAAATGAATTAGAAAAATCTGATAATCGAAAGGATAAATTTAAAATAATAGAACAAATAGAAAACTATCAAATTTATTGTTTGGAGCATTATTATCCAAAAAAATCTTTTTCAGACTTTGTTTTGGATGAGAAAGAATTAGATTTTAGAAATTTAGTTTTTAAATTTAAAAATGGAAACAAACAAGTACAAAAAAAGATTATAAAAAAATTGGTACCCTCTATTAAAAAATTGAATATTATAAGTGAAGATTTTATATTTTTAACAATACCAGCATCTAAGAAAGCAGAAACAGAAAAAAGATATAAATATTTTTCTAAGAAATTTTCTAAATTACTGAACATGGAAGATGGATATGGAATAATATCAAACAAAATTGAAAAAGAAGAAAAACATCTTTCAGGAAGAAAAGTAAATTTTTTAAATTACATTGAAATTGATGAAGAAAGAATTAAGAACAAAAATGTTATTCTTTTTGATGATATTATATCTTCTGGAAAAACATTCTTAGAAATTGCGAATCGCCTAAAACAATTAAAAGCTAAAAAAATAATAGGAATTTTTTTAGCAAAAACTGTTTCAAATAAAAGTAATGATAGTAATGTATTTTTTGCGGGGTTCATCCCAAAAAAGTTACTAAATAATATAAAAAATAATGAACTAGCATTTAACATTGAAAAACATTATTACAAAAAACATAAGGATGATTCAAAGTTATCGATTATTGCAAAGATATATAACAATATTATTCTTAGAGGAATTCCTACATTGCCTTCCATTTATTTAGAAAGAGAAATTCTTTCTTTGGGAAGAAAGGAAATAGGAATATTATCTGCATGGCTTCATAAAGCGTTGATTGAAGCTATTGTTGATGGGCTATTTTTTAACAAAGAAGAATGGAAAATTTTAATTATTGAACGAGATTTTGAGTTTGCAAAAATCGCAATGATTGATTTTATAAACAATATTCGAAAAATAGCCCAGTTAAATGATTTAAATTTGCCGAACATTACATTTGATGTAAAAAATCAAAGTATGTTAAATTGTAAAGTTGAATATCATTCATATGATTTGGTGATTAATATAGGTTATACAAATGCTGAAAAGTCAGAAATTACTTCTAATAATTATATGTGTATATACCAAAATACTTTAGAATCAAAAGTAAAATATGATTTTCATAGATTTCTACCTATCAAGTACAACTTAGAAGGGAAAGAAGAAATTTTAAAATATTTTTTGAAGAATATTTTTAGAAAAGAAGAATTTAGAGAAGGTCAAATTGAAATAATAAAAAATATTCTTTCGTTAAAATCAACTATTGGTTTACTTCCAACAGGTTCTGGGAAATCTCTATGTTATCAATTTAGTGCTTTATTTCAACCAGGAATGGTTGTTATTATTGACCCATTAAATTCTCTTATGATCGACCAATGTAATAATCTTAAGAATTTGGGAATTAAATCTAATGCGTATATAAACAGTAATATAGATGGTATTGAAAAAACTGAGTTGTATAAAAAGATATTAGATTGTGAAATAAAATACTTATTTATTTCTCCAGAGAGATTACAGATGAAAAGTTTTAGAAAAATTTTAAGGCAGTTTTTAGAAAAATACTCTATTCCTTTTTTTGTAATAGATGAAGCCCATTGTATTTCTGAATGGGGGCATGATTTTAGAACTTCTTATCTAAAACTTTACGATAATATAAGAAAGACAATAGAAAGTGAACCTATAATTCTAGCTTTAACAGGGACCGCCTCAAATATTGTTTTAATAGATATACAAAAAGAGCTTAATATTCTTTCATTTGAATCTGTAATTTTTCCTAAATCTTATGAAAGAAATGAACTTGAGTTTAATATTTTTAGAGGGAAAGATAAAAGAAAAGTTTTAAAGTGGATATTAGAATATGATTTACCAAGCAGATTTAAAGTTAGCCTAGAAAAACTTTCGGGAATAATATTTTCAAGTAAAATAAATGGTAAAGACGGTATTATATACATAAATAAATATTTGAATGAAATTGGTATAAATTCAAAATTTTATTCTGGAAAAGTTCCTAAAAAAATAAAAATTTCAAACTACGAAATGCAAAAGAAAATTATACAAAAGCAATTTAAAGAAAACAAATTTCCAATTCTAGTTGCAACCAAAGCCTTTGGAATGGGAATTGATAAAGATAATATAAGATATACAATACATTATAATTTACCTTCATCGATAGAATCATTTTACCAAGAGGCTGGGAGGGCCGGAAGAGACAAAAATAAAGCTATATGTTATTTAATATTTACAGAGCATTCTCGCACATTAACTGATTATCTCTTAAATACAGATAATGATGTTTCGGTTATTAAAGAAATTTTTGAAACTTTACAAATAAAAGACGATGTATCAATTCAGTTGTATTTTCATTTGAAATCATTTCCAGGTAAAAAATATGAAATAAGTGAAATTATTCGTTTTTTTAATAAGTTAAGGAAAAATTCAAATAATTTTCAAAAAAATATTGTAAAGCTTCAAACAAATGATAAGTATGTTGAAAAGATTCTCTATAGGTTATCAATTTTAGGAATTATAGATGACTATACAATTCGGTATAATAATAAAAATATAATCTACGAGATAGTATTAAAGAAATTTTCCAAAGAGATAGTGTTGTTGAGCTTATTAAAATTTATTTCTCGATATAAATTTAAAAATTATGTAGAAGAAGCTTATAAATTATTAAAAGATAAAGAAATTGAGGATTATATAGTGTTTCTAATTAATTTTATATATGATGAGATCGAGAAAAGAAAAAGAAAATCTTTGTATTATTTAGTTAAAATGTCGAGAAATTATTCAAGTAACAATGATATAAAAAATTTTATAAATAACTACTTTTCAAAACATTCATATAGCGATATGTTAGATGAATTAAACAAAGAAATTAAAGAGGACAAAATTTTAAAGTTTTTAGATATATTATATCAGCTTGAAGATTATGAGATCAAAATTATTTATAAAAGTCTTGGTAAATACAGCAATAAAAATATTTCTATGAACCTTATTAGTGTTTTTTTTAAATTAATTTTAAATCAAAATATCAAAAAAATTATTCCAGAATGGGAATTTTTTTGCAAAAATTCTAATTGCTTTTCTAGTAATTTCATTGAAAAAATCTTTACATTTTTAGAACAATTTGATCATTTTGAGGAATTTTATAGAGTTTTTCTAAAGTATAATTATGACAAGAGTATAGTCAAAAAATATTATTTCATAGACAAATCATTATCAACTAAAATTATTTTAAATACTTTGTACAAAGAGCTCAAAAAATTAACTTTAGAATTGGAGGGATAA